From Candidatus Acidiferrales bacterium, one genomic window encodes:
- a CDS encoding XRE family transcriptional regulator, with amino-acid sequence MKFADLEQRLLRLAAQRMSQTTLASRLHCSQSRISRLLAGEIRLHWRDAQRLAEVLGLTLYDLLDLPASPPPADFRDSPFVQVPLLRGAVAAGQPLPIENEPESWRAFLGAYLRRFSRPILLRVGKRETSMLPTIFPGDLVLVDRAEDKRRRPSLRHIYAVSLDEGGTLKRCKLEADHLLIIPDNPTAGFDPTTVSLKGRNVLHLIQGQVVWIGRELA; translated from the coding sequence GTGAAATTCGCCGACCTCGAGCAACGCCTTCTTCGCCTTGCCGCCCAGCGCATGTCCCAGACCACTCTCGCTTCCCGGCTGCATTGTTCCCAGTCCAGAATAAGTCGTCTCCTTGCCGGGGAGATTCGTCTTCACTGGCGCGATGCTCAGCGCCTCGCTGAGGTCCTTGGTCTTACCCTCTACGACCTTCTCGACCTGCCTGCCTCTCCCCCGCCCGCTGACTTCCGCGACTCGCCTTTCGTCCAGGTACCTTTGCTCCGGGGCGCCGTTGCTGCCGGTCAACCCCTCCCCATTGAGAATGAGCCGGAATCTTGGCGGGCCTTTCTTGGGGCGTACCTCCGTCGCTTCTCTCGCCCCATCCTTCTTCGTGTCGGAAAACGAGAGACTTCCATGCTCCCGACGATTTTCCCCGGTGATTTGGTCCTGGTGGACCGCGCCGAAGACAAGCGCCGGCGACCTTCTCTGCGCCACATTTACGCAGTGAGTTTGGATGAAGGGGGAACTCTAAAGCGGTGCAAACTCGAGGCCGATCACCTCTTGATCATCCCGGATAATCCCACGGCCGGGTTTGACCCGACCACTGTCTCGCTCAAGGGTCGTAACGTCCTCCATCTGATCCAGGGCCAGGTCGTCTGGATCGGCCGGGAGTTGGCTTGA
- a CDS encoding DUF2238 domain-containing protein — protein MKFVYDPRYPRWLLGVYVAWWLAWAIRPWVFTDWVLEHVLTVLWVGFLILTFRRFPLSNISYTLIFIHLCLHTIGAHYTYALVPYDAWFQSLFGTGLNDLLGFERNHYDRLVHFSFGLLLAYPIREVFLRIAGAKGFWGYYLPVDLTMSFSMLYELVEWGAARLFGGELGQAYLGTQGDVWDAHKDMAMATLGAVTSMSVVALINWKFNRRFGEEWRESLAIKGKPLGEVKLREMIEERDREK, from the coding sequence GTGAAATTTGTCTATGACCCGCGCTATCCCAGGTGGCTGCTCGGAGTCTATGTGGCGTGGTGGCTGGCCTGGGCCATTCGGCCGTGGGTGTTCACAGACTGGGTCTTGGAGCACGTGCTGACGGTGCTTTGGGTTGGCTTTCTCATTCTTACCTTCCGGCGGTTTCCCCTGAGTAACATCTCCTACACTCTCATCTTCATCCACCTCTGTTTGCACACCATTGGTGCGCACTACACCTACGCGCTGGTCCCTTACGATGCCTGGTTTCAAAGCCTGTTCGGAACCGGGCTGAACGATCTGCTCGGCTTTGAGCGCAACCACTACGACCGGCTGGTGCACTTCTCGTTCGGGCTGCTGCTCGCCTATCCCATCCGCGAAGTCTTCCTGCGCATCGCCGGCGCGAAAGGCTTCTGGGGATACTACTTGCCGGTGGACCTGACGATGTCATTCAGCATGCTTTACGAGCTGGTTGAGTGGGGCGCCGCCAGACTCTTCGGCGGTGAGCTCGGCCAAGCCTACTTGGGCACGCAGGGGGACGTCTGGGATGCACACAAAGATATGGCGATGGCGACGCTGGGGGCGGTGACTTCGATGAGCGTGGTAGCGTTAATCAACTGGAAATTCAACCGTCGCTTTGGAGAGGAGTGGCGGGAAAGCCTGGCTATCAAGGGAAAACCGCTCGGGGAAGTCAAGTTGCGGGAGATGATCGAGGAGCGCGACCGGGAAAAGTAA
- a CDS encoding ACT domain-containing protein, giving the protein MTIARQLTVMLENRPGKLAELASELARVAVNISALMLIDVKPVGPVRMVVSNPEAARKVCGVLGLTVVEENVLAIKVSDKPGALGKITRKLAEKGINVEYAYGSIVKGADRALIVLGVSDLPAAEKVLG; this is encoded by the coding sequence ATGACGATTGCGAGGCAGCTTACGGTGATGCTTGAGAATCGGCCAGGGAAGCTGGCAGAACTGGCAAGCGAACTGGCGCGAGTGGCGGTAAACATCAGCGCCCTTATGTTGATTGACGTGAAGCCGGTGGGACCGGTGAGGATGGTGGTGAGCAACCCGGAAGCAGCACGGAAGGTTTGCGGCGTGCTTGGGTTGACGGTGGTGGAAGAGAACGTTCTCGCGATCAAGGTTTCTGACAAGCCGGGAGCGCTGGGGAAGATTACCCGAAAGCTGGCGGAGAAGGGAATCAACGTGGAGTATGCGTACGGCAGCATCGTAAAGGGGGCGGACCGGGCGTTGATTGTGCTGGGTGTTTCCGACTTGCCGGCGGCGGAAAAGGTACTGGGGTAG
- a CDS encoding PLP-dependent transferase, with protein sequence METTARTRRGKKSDYRMRTHLIHGNFESKRWDYDHHVIPPISSSTTFRLSSVERAARGFSEFPSAVLDPGVKHPIYVYDRYDEPTRGMLEENLAYAEGGDCAVAFSSGMAAISAALGIHISAGDHILAHRMLYGGTHNLLRLWMPRFRVAVDYCDLLHPTQLRKLIAPRTRVVYFETPINPTMELIDISAVRKVVDEFNSKRPPDRHISTIVDNTFATPFCQRPLQLGADLVVHSLTKNIGGFGTDMGGVVIGGTPFYVPLMQYRRDFGGVLSPKAAWAFLVYGLPTLAARIVNQQKTAMRVAEFLKSHPKIARVVYPGLDCFPQRDLARRQMVSYDGKFAPGHMLYFVLKGDHETARKAADGFANHVAQFSYCMTLAVSLGQIKTLVEIPFSMTHSGLSAEEKLQTGTDPGGIRISFGLEDWHDIIEDIRTALDHIC encoded by the coding sequence ATGGAAACAACCGCCCGCACTCGTCGCGGCAAGAAGAGCGACTACCGCATGCGCACTCATCTCATTCACGGCAATTTCGAGAGTAAACGTTGGGACTACGATCATCACGTCATCCCGCCCATTTCGAGCAGCACCACCTTCCGTCTCAGCTCGGTCGAGCGCGCCGCCAGGGGTTTTTCTGAGTTCCCCTCTGCTGTGCTCGATCCTGGCGTGAAGCATCCCATCTACGTTTACGACCGATACGACGAACCTACCCGTGGCATGCTCGAAGAAAATCTTGCCTATGCCGAAGGCGGCGACTGCGCCGTCGCTTTCTCCTCCGGCATGGCCGCCATCTCCGCTGCTCTCGGCATCCACATCTCAGCCGGCGACCACATCCTCGCTCATCGCATGCTCTATGGTGGCACCCACAATCTCCTTCGCCTTTGGATGCCTCGCTTCCGCGTTGCCGTGGACTATTGCGATCTCCTCCATCCCACGCAGCTTCGCAAGCTCATCGCTCCCCGTACCCGCGTCGTCTATTTCGAAACCCCTATCAATCCCACCATGGAACTGATCGACATTTCCGCTGTTCGCAAGGTTGTCGATGAATTCAATTCCAAGCGGCCGCCTGACCGGCACATCTCGACCATTGTCGATAACACCTTCGCTACCCCTTTTTGCCAGCGCCCGCTCCAACTCGGAGCCGATCTTGTCGTTCACAGTCTCACCAAGAACATCGGCGGCTTCGGCACCGACATGGGTGGCGTCGTCATCGGTGGCACCCCTTTCTATGTGCCGCTCATGCAGTACCGCCGCGACTTCGGTGGCGTTCTCTCCCCCAAAGCTGCCTGGGCTTTTCTCGTCTACGGCCTTCCCACTTTGGCCGCTCGTATCGTCAACCAGCAAAAGACCGCCATGCGTGTCGCCGAATTCTTGAAGTCCCACCCCAAGATTGCTCGCGTCGTCTATCCCGGTCTCGATTGTTTTCCCCAGCGCGATCTTGCTCGGCGCCAGATGGTCAGCTACGACGGCAAGTTTGCTCCCGGCCACATGCTCTATTTTGTCCTGAAGGGCGACCACGAAACCGCCCGCAAGGCCGCCGATGGCTTTGCCAACCACGTCGCCCAGTTTTCCTACTGCATGACCCTCGCTGTTAGCCTGGGCCAGATCAAAACCCTTGTCGAAATCCCTTTTTCCATGACTCACTCCGGTCTTTCCGCCGAAGAGAAGCTTCAGACCGGCACCGACCCCGGCGGCATTCGCATCTCCTTCGGCCTCGAAGACTGGCACGATATCATTGAGGACATCCGCACCGCCCTCGATCACATCTGCTGA